A portion of the Phaeodactylum tricornutum CCAP 1055/1 chromosome 7, whole genome shotgun sequence genome contains these proteins:
- a CDS encoding predicted protein → TGLSFLLDDGTRKSHSIAENTAFVSGFFKGLSTRDSYRTLVTSLYYVYNTMETAFDTVEDVSVQTLDDDELRRLASLERDMEYFYGLSWRDSLPSPSLATQAYVARIQQVAQNKPYNLIGHQYSRYLGDLFGGQMMKGMATRSLNLEDGQGVSFYEFDKIDDTKEFITDWYTRLNALDLTDAQKKEIVDEANYVFGLNIAIFEELEGSPFKAM, encoded by the exons ACGGGCCTTTCATTCCTGTTGGATGACGGGACGCGAAAATCCCACTCCATCGCGGAAAACACAGCTTTCGTCTCGGGATTCTTCAAGGGCCTTAGTACTCGCGATTCCTACCGTACTTTGGTCACTAGCTTGTACTACGTGTATAATACCATGGAAACCGCGTTCGATACGGTTGAGGACGTCAGCGTGCAAAccttggacgatgatgagcTACGTCGGCTCGCGAGCCTCGAACGGGACATGGAATACTTTTACGGTTTGTCTTGGAGGGATAGTCTACCTTCACCGTCGCTCGCAACGCAAGCATACGTTGCCCGTATTCAGCAAGTTGCTCAGAACAAACCTTACAACCTGATTGGACATCAGTATTCGCGATACTTAG GCGACTTGTTTGGTGGTCAAATGATGAAGGGCATGGCAACTCGGAGCCTAAATCTGGAGGACGGCCAGGGTGTTTCGTTCTACGAATTTGACAAAATTGATGACACGAAGGAATTCATAACCGATTGGTACACTAGGTTGAACGCTTTGGACCTAACTGATgcgcaaaagaaagagatTGTAGACGAAGCAAACTACGTTTTTGGTCTTAACATTGCCATTTTTGAAGAGTTGGAAGGCTCACCTTTTAAGGCCATG